Proteins encoded within one genomic window of Aquamicrobium lusatiense:
- a CDS encoding glutamate synthase subunit beta → MGKVTGFLEIDRQVHKYQPASDRIRHFREFTLPLSDSEVEKQAARCMDCGIPFCHGPTGCPVHNQIPDWNDLVYNGEWETAIRNLHSTNNFPEFTGRICPAPCEEACTLNLEDIPVAIKTVEQALADKAYEIGYIRPYPPLMKTGRRVAIIGSGPAGMAAAQQLGRAGHEVHVYERESRPGGLMRYGIPDFKIEKHFIDRRIEQMQGEGVTFFCGVNIGVDRSVDSLLAEYDAVLYCGGSETPRAAGIPGADLEGVHDAMPYLVQQNRRVGGEDIQSVAWASPEILANGQHVVVVGGGDTASDCVGTAFRQGAVRVTQLDIRPQPPEKEDKLSVWPYWATKMRTSSSQAEGANREFQVATLEFIGEDGRLVGVKCCEVDEKRKPIAGKEFVIRADLAFIAIGFAGPFRKGVLTELDGRMKTITDNRRSTNIAASDRDYRTSMDRLFAAGDARRGQSLVVWAIREGRQAARAIDEALMGASLLPR, encoded by the coding sequence ATGGGCAAGGTAACTGGTTTTCTGGAGATCGACCGGCAGGTTCACAAGTATCAGCCGGCATCCGATCGCATACGTCATTTTCGCGAGTTCACGCTGCCCCTGTCGGACAGCGAGGTGGAAAAGCAGGCGGCGCGCTGCATGGATTGCGGCATTCCGTTCTGCCATGGGCCGACCGGCTGCCCGGTGCACAACCAGATCCCCGACTGGAACGATCTCGTCTACAATGGCGAGTGGGAGACGGCGATCCGCAACCTGCACTCCACCAACAATTTTCCCGAGTTCACCGGCCGTATCTGCCCCGCGCCCTGCGAGGAAGCCTGCACGCTGAACCTCGAGGACATTCCGGTTGCCATCAAGACGGTGGAGCAGGCGCTGGCCGACAAGGCCTATGAGATCGGCTATATCCGGCCCTATCCGCCGCTGATGAAGACCGGCAGGCGGGTTGCCATCATCGGTTCCGGCCCGGCCGGAATGGCCGCGGCGCAGCAGCTCGGCCGGGCCGGCCACGAGGTGCATGTCTATGAGCGCGAGAGCCGCCCCGGCGGGCTGATGCGCTACGGCATCCCCGACTTCAAGATCGAGAAGCATTTCATCGACCGCCGCATCGAGCAGATGCAGGGCGAAGGCGTCACCTTCTTCTGCGGAGTGAATATCGGCGTTGACAGGAGCGTGGACAGCCTGCTGGCGGAGTATGACGCGGTGCTTTACTGCGGCGGCTCCGAAACGCCGCGCGCCGCCGGCATTCCCGGTGCCGATCTGGAAGGCGTGCACGACGCCATGCCCTATCTGGTGCAGCAGAACCGCCGCGTCGGCGGAGAAGATATCCAGTCGGTGGCATGGGCGTCGCCGGAAATCCTCGCCAACGGCCAGCATGTCGTGGTGGTCGGCGGCGGCGACACCGCATCCGACTGTGTCGGCACCGCCTTCCGGCAGGGAGCCGTGCGCGTCACCCAACTCGACATCCGGCCGCAGCCGCCCGAGAAGGAGGACAAGCTTTCGGTCTGGCCCTACTGGGCGACTAAGATGCGCACCTCTTCTTCGCAGGCCGAGGGCGCAAATCGCGAATTTCAGGTGGCGACGCTGGAATTCATCGGCGAGGACGGCAGGCTTGTCGGCGTCAAGTGCTGCGAGGTGGACGAGAAGCGCAAGCCTATCGCGGGCAAGGAATTCGTCATTCGTGCCGATCTCGCCTTCATCGCCATCGGCTTTGCCGGGCCGTTCCGGAAGGGCGTGCTGACGGAACTGGACGGGCGCATGAAGACGATAACCGACAATCGCCGCTCCACCAACATCGCCGCCAGCGACCGCGACTATCGCACCAGCATGGACCGCCTGTTCGCTGCCGGCGATGCACGGCGGGGCCAGTCGCTGGTGGTATGGGCGATCCGCGAAGGCCGGCAGGCCGCGCGCGCCATCGACGAGGCGCTGATGGGGGCCTCGCTGCTGCCGCGGTGA